A genome region from Sporosarcina sp. ANT_H38 includes the following:
- the tatA gene encoding twin-arginine translocase TatA/TatE family subunit, whose amino-acid sequence MSLASIGVPGLIIILVIVLILFGPKKLPEVGAAVGKTLAEFKKSAKDIMTDEEPAPNEIKKKDQL is encoded by the coding sequence ATGAGTTTAGCAAGTATTGGCGTACCTGGTTTGATCATCATCCTTGTTATTGTTTTAATTTTGTTCGGGCCGAAAAAATTACCTGAAGTAGGAGCCGCAGTAGGGAAGACACTAGCGGAATTTAAAAAGTCGGCGAAGGACATTATGACAGATGAAGAACCAGCTCCGAATGAAATAAAGAAAAAGGACCAACTATAA